The following is a genomic window from Sutcliffiella horikoshii.
AGCCTAACCCCAAGGCCACTCCGACCCTCCAATCGAAATACCCCATGGAGAAGTAAACCCAAAATGAGACCGTGCAGCTTGCAAAAGTTTGGAGCCTTGTGAGTCCAATGCTGGTAAGAAAAGAATGTCCAGCATTTAAAAAGGAATGCATAAGCAGAGTGGCTTGCCCCGGACCGAATAAACCATCAAAGGCGCCAATACCTATATAAGTTGGATAAAAAAGCGGGGTAGGAGTTCCTGTTTTTTCTGTTTTTCTTAAATTCGATTTTACGATATTTAGAATGGTGGCAATGATCAACAACACCAAAGCAACTTTCAGCAAAACTTCCTCTGTAAGAAAGGAGGCCAGCAATGCACCACTGATGCCTCCAATGATAGTAAAAGGCACAATGGATAAACCAAGCTTCAATTGAACTTGTTGCTTTTTCCATATCGTGTAAAAGCTAGTAAATGAACTAAAAGAATTTGAAAACTTGTTTGCGGCAATCGCGGTGTGAATAGGTACTCCCAAAAGTAGCATAGAAGGCAAATTAATAAGGCCGCCGCCTCCTCCAAGGGTACCCACGAATGTTGCGATAAAACCAATCAATGTAAGGTAGTAGTATGGTGTTTCCATTGATGTCGCCTTCTTTCAACATTACTTTATGTTGCTACTTCATTGTATGCTTTTAAAAGTCATAATGAAATGACATTAAAATTAAGATATACTATAAGAAAAACTTATATTGAGGGTAGTTTATGAACACATCAGAATTTCAAATTTTATCGGTATTGGCAAAAGAAAAAAATATGAGAAAAGCATCTGAACGCTTATTTGTTTCCCAACCTGCTTTATCACAAAGACTGCAATCCATTGAAAAAAATTGGAATACGAAAATATTTATCAGAACGCAAAAAGGATTACTAATTACACCAGCTGGAGAAAAAATTGTGGAATTTGCCGAAGAGGTACTGACAAAAGAAGCGAAGGTAAGAGAAGATATTACTTCTTTGGATAAAGAAATTTACGGGACCCTGAAAATTGCAGTGGCCACCATCATAGGGCAATATTGGCTGCCTAAAGTATTGAAGAGATTTATTCAAAAATATCCAAATGCGAAAGTCTCTCTCGTTACAGGTTGGAGTAGTGATATTGTCAAAAGTTTATATGAAGATGAAGTTCACCTGGGGATTATCCGCGGAAATCCTGAATGGAAAGGGGTAAAGAAACATCTGCTCAGAGATAAACTTTACCTCGTAGATACGGAAATAAAAGAGCTTTCTGAACTTGAACTTACAGAGCGCCCGTTTATCCAATTCAAGAGTGATTCGACCTATTATCAAGAAATCCAAGTATGGTGGCATAAGAAATTTCAGGCACCTCCAAAGCGCACAATTGTAGTAGATCAAATTGAGACATGCAAACAGATGGCGTTGAATGGAATCGGCTATGCAATCTTGCCGTCCATTACCTTGCAGGATGATTATGATAACATCAAAAAAATTCCGCTTGAAGAAGATGAAGTGTCCAACTTGCACAGGGATACTTGGTTAATAGGATATGAGTCTTCCTTCAATCTAAAACAAGTAGAGGCATTTCTAGAAGTACTAGAAGAATATCATCATGGAGGAATTTAATAAAACGATTGAGATAATATTGGATTATCTTTATAAGAAATAGTAATATAAAACTTTGAGATACTAGACTGAACTTTAAGGTGGAACGAATTTATATGGAATGGAAAAATATTTTTCGCGGCATGTTGATGGGTATCAGTGATGTGATACCTGGTGTAAGTGGAGGAACGATTGCATTTATCCTAGGGATTTACGACCGCCTTATCGAGGCGATAAGCGGGATTTTCAGCAGAGATTGGTTAAAACATCTAAAGTTCCTAATTCCTTTAGGTATTGGTATTGTAGGTGCATTGTTAATTTTCAGTCATCTACTCGATTACTTGTTACATACCTATCCACAACCGACCATGTTCTTGTTTTTAGGATTAATTATTGGAGTTTTACCTTTACTAGCTAAAGAATCTAATATGTTACAGACATTTAAAGCACAACATTATTTTGCACTTTTACTCTCCCTCGTTTTGGTAGGATCTATGGCATTTTTGCAGGAATCCACAAGACCGGTTATCGAAACGTTAACTGTTGGATCTGCAATCAGTCTATTTTTTGCCGGCTGGATTGCCAGTATGACGATGCTTTTACCTGGTATCAGCGGGTCGATGGTATTATTGATTCTTGGTTTCTACACCACAGCGATCGCGGCACTGAAAGATATCAATATCCCTATCATTCTTACTATCGGTGCGGGAGTTGCTGTTGGATTTATCATTTCAAGTAAACTGATTAAATATGTTCTAGAGCATTTTCCAAAAATAACTTTTGCAGCTATCATTGGACTTGTGATGGGTTCGACGCTAATCGTTTTCCCAGGCTTCTCCCAAAGCATGCTTGCAAATGTAATTAGCATCATTACCTTCATCATTGGGTTGATAGTGGTTCAATTTATCGCACGCACAAACGAAAAAATGGTTGCCAAAAGAGAGACGGAATAAGTCTCTCTTTCTTTTTGCGAAAAATTGTATAATTTTTTTACTTGTCACACTTTTCGTTGTTTGATAGAGTAAAGGGATAAAGACTTATTGTTTTAGGAGGAACTACATAATGAAAATGATGGATGCAAACGAGATTATTTCTTTTATTCAAAACAGTACTAAATCTACACCTGTAAAGGTTTATGTGAAAGGTGACGTTGAAGGGATCAACTTTGGTGCTTCTTCAAAAACTTTCTTAAATGGCAATAGCGGAGTTGTATTCGGCGAGTGGGCTGAAATCGAAGTGGCTCTTAAAGAGAATGAAGCGAAAATTGAAGACTATGTGGTGGAGAACGACCGTCGCAACTCTGCCATTCCTCTTCTTGATATGAAGGGTGTAAAAGCTCGTATTGAGCCAGGCGCAATTATCCGTGACCAAGTGGAAATCGGAGACAATGCTGTCATCATGATGGGTGCTTCCATCAATATCGGATCCGTAGTTGGAGAAGGTACGATGATTGATATGAATGTGGTACTTGGTGGACGCGCTACTGTCGGGAAAAACTGTCACATCGGTGCGGGTACAGTTCTTGCTGGTGTAATCGAGCCACCTTCCGCTAAGCCTGTTGTCATCGAAGACGATGTAGTAATTGGCGCTAATGCAGTAGTATTAGAAGGCGTAACCGTTGGAAAAGGTGCAGTTGTAGCTGCTGGAGCCATCGTTATTGATGATGTGGCACCATACACGGTGGTTGCTGGAACGCCTGCAAGAAAAATTAAAGACATTGATGAAAAAACGAAGTCCAAAACGGAAATTAAACAAGAACTTCGTCAGTTATAATAAAGAAGAAAAGAAAAAGGCGTGGGTGCTTAACTCCACGTCTTTTTCTTAGAAAGAGAGGAATTGTCGTGTCAAATCTAATCAATCCCTTTATACAGATAAGAAGAGACCTACATCAAATTCCGGAAAAGGGATTTCAAGAAACAAAAACACAAGGATATTTGCTGAGTTATATTCAGAACCTTCCTCAGGATCATATAGAAATTAAAACATGGGAAACTGGGATTTTTGTAAAAGTCCAGGGGACCAATCCCACTAAAACGATTGGTTACAGAGCAGACATTGATGGCTTGCCAATCCAAGAGGAAACGGGTTTACCTTTCCCTTCTTTACATGAAGGAATGATGCATGCATGCGGTCATGATATGCATATGAGTATCGCTCTCGGGATCCTTACGCACTTTTCTCAATATCCTGCAACAGATAACATACTATTCATGTTTCAACCAGCTGAAGAGGGTCCAGGTGGTGCATTGCCAATGATTCAATCTGATATTTTTAAAGCCTGGAAACCGGATATGATCGTGGCTCTCCACATCGCTCCTGAATATCCAGTCGGTACGATTGCTACCAAGCAGGGACTTCTATTTGCAAATACATCAGAACTCTTTATCGACTTAAAAGGCAGGGGCGGGCATGCTGCATATCCCCACCAAACAAATGATATGGTGGTTGCCGCGTGTTCACTCGTAACCCAATTGCAGACAGTCATCGCCCGGAATGTAGATCCACTGGACAGTGCTGTTATTACAGTTGGAAAAATAACAGGAGGAACCGTTCAAAACATCATTGCGGAGCGCGCCAGATTAGAAGGAACTATCCGTACGCTTTCAGTTGAAAGTATGAAAAAGGTCAAAGAACGCATTGAAGCGCTTGTCCATGGTGTGGAAGTCGGGTATAACTGCCAAACAACCATTGATTACGGCAGTATGTATCATCAGGTGGATAATGATCCGGCACTTACCGAAGAGTTCATGCAATATGTATCGGAGAACACCAATGTTCGTGTAGTGGAATGTAAAGAGGCAATGACAGGTGAAGATTATGGATACATGATTGAGAACATCCCAGGGTTTATGTTCTGGCTTGG
Proteins encoded in this region:
- a CDS encoding sulfite exporter TauE/SafE family protein — protein: METPYYYLTLIGFIATFVGTLGGGGGLINLPSMLLLGVPIHTAIAANKFSNSFSSFTSFYTIWKKQQVQLKLGLSIVPFTIIGGISGALLASFLTEEVLLKVALVLLIIATILNIVKSNLRKTEKTGTPTPLFYPTYIGIGAFDGLFGPGQATLLMHSFLNAGHSFLTSIGLTRLQTFASCTVSFWVYFSMGYFDWRVGVALGLGSFVGAQTAIKLANRLAILPWQKILSAFSIFLIVYLSIKIIL
- a CDS encoding DUF368 domain-containing protein; amino-acid sequence: MEWKNIFRGMLMGISDVIPGVSGGTIAFILGIYDRLIEAISGIFSRDWLKHLKFLIPLGIGIVGALLIFSHLLDYLLHTYPQPTMFLFLGLIIGVLPLLAKESNMLQTFKAQHYFALLLSLVLVGSMAFLQESTRPVIETLTVGSAISLFFAGWIASMTMLLPGISGSMVLLILGFYTTAIAALKDINIPIILTIGAGVAVGFIISSKLIKYVLEHFPKITFAAIIGLVMGSTLIVFPGFSQSMLANVISIITFIIGLIVVQFIARTNEKMVAKRETE
- a CDS encoding N-acetyldiaminopimelate deacetylase — translated: MSNLINPFIQIRRDLHQIPEKGFQETKTQGYLLSYIQNLPQDHIEIKTWETGIFVKVQGTNPTKTIGYRADIDGLPIQEETGLPFPSLHEGMMHACGHDMHMSIALGILTHFSQYPATDNILFMFQPAEEGPGGALPMIQSDIFKAWKPDMIVALHIAPEYPVGTIATKQGLLFANTSELFIDLKGRGGHAAYPHQTNDMVVAACSLVTQLQTVIARNVDPLDSAVITVGKITGGTVQNIIAERARLEGTIRTLSVESMKKVKERIEALVHGVEVGYNCQTTIDYGSMYHQVDNDPALTEEFMQYVSENTNVRVVECKEAMTGEDYGYMIENIPGFMFWLGAESPYGLHHSKLNPNEDAIGVAISIIISYFNFKAN
- the dapD gene encoding 2,3,4,5-tetrahydropyridine-2,6-dicarboxylate N-acetyltransferase; the encoded protein is MKMMDANEIISFIQNSTKSTPVKVYVKGDVEGINFGASSKTFLNGNSGVVFGEWAEIEVALKENEAKIEDYVVENDRRNSAIPLLDMKGVKARIEPGAIIRDQVEIGDNAVIMMGASINIGSVVGEGTMIDMNVVLGGRATVGKNCHIGAGTVLAGVIEPPSAKPVVIEDDVVIGANAVVLEGVTVGKGAVVAAGAIVIDDVAPYTVVAGTPARKIKDIDEKTKSKTEIKQELRQL
- a CDS encoding LysR family transcriptional regulator, which translates into the protein MNTSEFQILSVLAKEKNMRKASERLFVSQPALSQRLQSIEKNWNTKIFIRTQKGLLITPAGEKIVEFAEEVLTKEAKVREDITSLDKEIYGTLKIAVATIIGQYWLPKVLKRFIQKYPNAKVSLVTGWSSDIVKSLYEDEVHLGIIRGNPEWKGVKKHLLRDKLYLVDTEIKELSELELTERPFIQFKSDSTYYQEIQVWWHKKFQAPPKRTIVVDQIETCKQMALNGIGYAILPSITLQDDYDNIKKIPLEEDEVSNLHRDTWLIGYESSFNLKQVEAFLEVLEEYHHGGI